ATTTCGCGGTTGAATGCGAGGTCTTGAATGTTTGTTCTGTTGTTAGAGGTGGTGACTACTATGTCGTGAGCAATGTTGCGTTTAGCCATCATGCCGCTCATGATTTGCGCAAATACAAAGTCGTGCCAACCGCTACGCAGGGTGTAGCTACGAATCATATAATACACGTTGCGTACATAATCTTCTTCCTTGGCTTCCGCACTTCCATTTTCTTTCATGCGGTTGTACATGTTTTTGATGAGTGTGCCAGGGCTTTTGCTAATGCCTTCTGTGTACAGCGACATGTTGTTGAGCCCGTCCATTTCATACCAAAACAGTTTTACTTTTTCTGTCAGTTCTTCTTTGGTTACAGGGCGGTTCAGTTCATCTTGGTTTTTAAACCAGATAAAATCTTGCTTGCGGTTGCTGGCATAAATCACCTGAAACTTAATAGCGGGTAATTCTACATATTCATTCAGGTAGCGGGTGTCTTTCAACTTATCTCTGTGTTGGTCTACCCAGCGGTAAGTTTTTTTATCGCCGTTGTCTTTGGCTTCAAATTGACCTGCACCTCGCATGGCACGGTAGCCAACAAAATTTTTGTTGTCGGTGCTGATTTCAATCACCTGTTTTTCTACAGGCATACTACGGTTACACAAGTAGTACACAGGGTCAAACTCTTTGTAATTTACCTGACCGAAATACACCTGCGTATTCGTATGAAAAAATTCATACTCTAATACATCGCCCACTTCCATATTGGGAATGGCTACTTTAAAATAAATGGGTTGATAGCTGGCACTTGCTTTGTAATCGGTATATCCTGTAAAGTCGGCGGGCACTTCTTTGATGTTGCTCACACGGGCAGCATCTTTCAGTGAAACCTCTTCGGTGCTGCCATCTTTTTTGATGATTCTTGCTGCAAACAAATCCAGATTGTTGAACCGGAAATACACCACACTGAATTGATCAACGGCATATTTGTCTTGCATCAAAATGCGCCGGCGTTCATTCTCTTCTACTACTATGCTGTTTTCATGATAGCTGTTGGCCAGCAGCAGGGAAGTGCCCAAAGTTGGAATGGCAAAAATGGCTCCCCAAAGGTTTCTTGAAATTACAGACCTGCTGGAAGCACCTTTTTGTCAAAATCAAAACTGGTTTTGTGCGACAGCAATACCGCACTTTCGTTGGGCCATGCAGTACTTGTCTGGCTGGTAAAGTCAGCATCATCCTTCAGGAGCGGATGCTCCTGAAGTCTTTTGTCATGAGCTTCCAATGC
The Phnomibacter ginsenosidimutans genome window above contains:
- a CDS encoding DUF3857 domain-containing protein; the protein is MGTSLLLANSYHENSIVVEENERRRILMQDKYAVDQFSVVYFRFNNLDLFAARIIKKDGSTEEVSLKDAARVSNIKEVPADFTGYTDYKASASYQPIYFKVAIPNMEVGDVLEYEFFHTNTQVYFGQVNYKEFDPVYYLCNRSMPVEKQVIEISTDNKNFVGYRAMRGAGQFEAKDNGDKKTYRWVDQHRDKLKDTRYLNEYVELPAIKFQVIYASNRKQDFIWFKNQDELNRPVTKEELTEKVKLFWYEMDGLNNMSLYTEGISKSPGTLIKNMYNRMKENGSAEAKEEDYVRNVYYMIRSYTLRSGWHDFVFAQIMSGMMAKRNIAHDIVVTTSNNRTNIQDLAFNREIIWGIRFNNKYYFNPNDHLNPGEIPSYLAGNECLTFPAADSKSKAAVKYDIVPGGDTSTNKFAYQLKVTLDTSLTAFNIQKEVEITGACKEGSIDEILAGTAFLETDVKNYGGSSMWDYEPKNQQEKLQEEWAAQKKEWKEEKPKQMQALAESEYSREVKKYDQFRLLQDGRAFKKMPLKYSEQFSLDETVAKAGDDLIVDLPLLIGTQTQLKKEERTRMAPINFGLPRTLSWTITLAIPVGYTLADTDNLNQQVSNETGSFISKATIAGNLLTIEVSKQYKGKFFELSQWSNAMQFIDAAYNFSQSKIILKKQ